Proteins encoded by one window of Deinococcus sedimenti:
- a CDS encoding LptA/OstA family protein produces MKKTTSLLALLALTTPVLAQTDAAKRLITIEGGPRGDVRNGPLTFIGSPVKAKVSTLNIEASQAVLAAPKGTALIEAKGKRTADFTGNVKVTRGRLTATGNGLAYSEATGQGVLNGNASATFTPDKNDGDTVTIKAAQMSLDVDNDRSTSTGGVTLSNGVQNGKADKLVFDEQRELALLTGTPSLTRAAKANQKELIITGQEVRALTKTKTLYVRGGVKLVQGTTTTTGDAVYYDDKKNVAYVVGNAVSVDSKSKVTVKAPASGYLEQRTDLARVRALNAAYKIPTDQFKLTGEK; encoded by the coding sequence ATGAAAAAAACGACCTCACTGCTGGCCCTCCTCGCCCTGACCACTCCTGTCCTCGCCCAGACGGACGCCGCCAAACGCCTGATCACCATCGAGGGCGGCCCCCGTGGCGACGTCCGCAACGGACCCCTCACCTTCATCGGCAGTCCCGTCAAGGCCAAGGTCAGCACCCTGAACATCGAGGCCTCCCAGGCCGTCCTGGCCGCCCCCAAGGGCACCGCGCTGATCGAGGCGAAAGGCAAGCGCACCGCGGACTTCACCGGGAACGTCAAGGTCACCCGTGGCCGCCTGACCGCCACCGGGAACGGGCTGGCGTACAGCGAGGCGACCGGGCAGGGCGTCCTGAACGGCAACGCCAGCGCCACCTTCACCCCAGACAAGAACGACGGGGATACCGTGACCATCAAGGCCGCGCAGATGAGTCTCGACGTGGACAACGACCGCTCCACCAGCACGGGCGGCGTGACCCTGTCCAACGGCGTGCAGAACGGCAAGGCCGACAAGCTCGTGTTCGACGAGCAGCGCGAACTGGCCCTCCTGACCGGCACGCCCAGCCTCACCCGCGCCGCGAAGGCCAACCAGAAGGAACTGATCATCACCGGGCAGGAAGTCCGCGCGCTGACCAAGACCAAGACACTGTACGTGCGCGGCGGCGTGAAACTCGTGCAGGGCACCACCACCACCACCGGGGACGCCGTGTACTACGACGACAAGAAGAACGTCGCGTACGTCGTCGGGAACGCCGTCAGCGTGGACAGCAAGAGCAAGGTGACCGTCAAGGCCCCCGCCAGCGGCTACCTGGAGCAGCGCACCGACCTGGCCCGCGTGCGCGCCCTGAACGCCGCGTACAAGATCCCCACCGATCAGTTCAAGCTCACCGGCGAGAAGTAA
- a CDS encoding MBL fold metallo-hydrolase RNA specificity domain-containing protein codes for MQLQSFGAALTVTGSMHLLTTGGRQVLIDCGLFQGNDDLEARNREPFPFDVAGLDAVILTHAHLDHVGRLPLLTKLGFRGPVYCTAPTAGLAETVLLDSARLQVDGYRRDLRYARRQGVPDEQVPPPLYEEEDVHRALALLRPHLTFGETTRVADLRVTPERAGHILGSAYLLIESTEGRLIMSGDLGNRESGLQLDFTPPPHADAVVLETTYANRTHRAWPATLAEFRDALRGAVRQGGKILIPSFAIERTQTILHTIKSLMDAGEVPRIPVFLDSPMAARATHEYFEFGDELIPEVRDALQAGEDPFRPSTLHVVPTSAESQRINKYDGPAIILAGNGMMTGGRIQHHLKHHLWKPTTSLISVSYQSPSSLGGRIVTGADHVRIMGEEIAVKAHVYTIGGFSAHADQDDLLAFLSTAGTPHVWLVHGEPEVMASFLPVLAQRGLKGDLVPDRTTVDLTGAGYAQGLPPGFEEAPTRGAHAEAGE; via the coding sequence ATGCAACTCCAGAGCTTCGGCGCGGCCCTGACCGTCACCGGCAGCATGCACCTCCTGACGACCGGTGGTCGGCAGGTGCTGATCGACTGTGGCCTCTTCCAGGGGAACGATGACCTGGAAGCCCGCAACCGCGAACCCTTCCCGTTTGACGTGGCCGGACTCGACGCCGTGATCCTCACGCACGCCCACCTGGATCACGTGGGTCGCCTGCCGCTGCTGACGAAACTGGGGTTCCGCGGCCCGGTCTACTGCACCGCCCCCACGGCGGGCCTCGCGGAGACGGTGCTGCTCGACAGCGCCCGACTGCAGGTGGACGGTTACCGGCGCGACCTGCGTTACGCGCGCCGCCAGGGCGTGCCCGACGAGCAGGTCCCCCCGCCCCTGTACGAGGAGGAGGACGTGCACCGCGCGCTGGCCCTGCTGCGCCCCCACCTGACCTTCGGGGAAACCACCCGCGTGGCGGACCTGCGGGTCACGCCAGAGCGGGCCGGGCACATCCTGGGCAGCGCGTACCTGCTCATCGAGAGCACGGAGGGCCGCCTGATCATGAGCGGCGACCTCGGGAACCGCGAGAGCGGCCTGCAGCTGGACTTCACGCCCCCTCCGCACGCGGACGCCGTGGTGCTGGAAACCACGTACGCGAACCGCACGCACCGCGCCTGGCCCGCCACGCTGGCCGAGTTCCGCGACGCGCTGCGCGGCGCCGTGCGGCAGGGCGGGAAGATCCTGATTCCCAGTTTCGCCATCGAGCGCACGCAGACGATCCTGCACACCATCAAGAGCCTGATGGACGCCGGAGAGGTGCCGCGCATCCCGGTGTTCCTGGATTCCCCGATGGCGGCGCGCGCCACGCACGAGTACTTCGAGTTCGGCGACGAACTGATCCCCGAGGTCCGCGACGCCCTGCAGGCGGGCGAGGATCCCTTCCGGCCCAGCACGCTGCATGTCGTGCCGACCAGCGCGGAATCGCAGCGCATCAACAAGTACGACGGCCCGGCGATCATCCTGGCGGGGAACGGCATGATGACCGGCGGGCGCATCCAGCACCACCTCAAACATCACCTGTGGAAACCCACCACCAGCCTGATCAGCGTGTCGTACCAGTCGCCCAGCAGCCTGGGCGGGCGGATCGTCACGGGCGCCGACCACGTGCGCATCATGGGCGAGGAGATCGCCGTGAAAGCCCACGTGTACACCATCGGCGGCTTCTCCGCGCACGCCGACCAGGATGACCTGCTGGCCTTCCTGAGCACGGCGGGCACGCCCCACGTGTGGCTTGTGCACGGCGAACCCGAGGTCATGGCGTCGTTCCTGCCGGTCCTCGCGCAGCGCGGCCTGAAGGGCGACCTGGTCCCGGACCGGACGACCGTGGACCTGACCGGCGCCGGGTACGCCCAGGGCCTCCCCCCGGGATTCGAGGAAGCCCCCACCCGCGGCGCCCACGCCGAGGCGGGCGAGTAA
- a CDS encoding LptA/OstA family protein codes for MTRSRLTAALLTALLSGGSVVMVALAQQDGTRPGGTISPNPVPTEPATTDAAPTDANSADTPQDAPEAGAEQSSLTLVRRSEKDGKDRPIVIVKSGTSDTTGVFTICSPQDGEPEDAPNIAVFSETGAGGVQITIDKNVIRVPLAVVTQLPPKAGQEGSDGRVEASAGTARFLEEAPEGKTDRLSRCAVEATPKPAPDTVIVTQGRTELKGQKLVYDSADGIARIDGPVTFTRSSDKDPLTGKSDRIEVSVDDEKTTLVGNVELKSSGGRTSRAARVEYDDTRNVARLYGTTEQPAESVQGGDTLRAGVIVYDLDRNEVYAEKTEGGTITGEFVDGQEGSGDATPAAPTPPRRP; via the coding sequence ATGACACGCTCCCGCCTGACTGCCGCGCTCCTGACCGCGTTGCTCTCCGGCGGGAGCGTCGTGATGGTCGCCCTGGCCCAACAGGACGGCACCCGGCCTGGCGGCACGATCAGCCCCAATCCGGTGCCCACGGAACCGGCCACGACGGACGCGGCCCCCACCGATGCGAACTCCGCCGACACGCCGCAGGACGCGCCGGAGGCCGGAGCGGAGCAGTCCAGTCTGACCCTGGTGCGGCGCAGCGAGAAGGACGGCAAGGACCGGCCGATCGTCATCGTGAAGTCCGGCACCAGCGATACGACCGGCGTGTTCACCATCTGCAGTCCGCAGGACGGCGAGCCGGAGGACGCCCCGAACATCGCCGTGTTCAGTGAGACCGGCGCGGGCGGCGTGCAGATCACCATCGACAAGAACGTGATCCGCGTGCCGCTGGCCGTCGTCACCCAGCTGCCCCCGAAGGCCGGTCAGGAGGGCAGCGACGGGCGCGTGGAGGCCAGCGCCGGGACCGCCCGGTTCCTGGAAGAAGCCCCGGAGGGCAAGACGGACCGCCTGAGTCGCTGCGCCGTCGAAGCCACCCCGAAACCCGCGCCGGACACCGTGATCGTCACGCAGGGACGCACGGAACTCAAGGGGCAGAAACTCGTGTACGACAGTGCCGACGGCATCGCCCGCATCGACGGACCCGTGACCTTCACCCGCAGCAGCGACAAAGACCCCCTGACCGGCAAGAGCGACCGCATTGAAGTCAGCGTGGACGACGAGAAGACCACCCTGGTCGGGAACGTCGAACTGAAATCCAGTGGGGGCCGCACCAGCCGAGCCGCGCGGGTCGAGTACGACGACACCCGCAACGTCGCGCGGCTGTACGGCACGACCGAGCAGCCCGCCGAGAGCGTCCAGGGGGGCGATACCCTGCGCGCCGGGGTGATCGTGTACGACCTCGACCGGAACGAGGTGTACGCCGAGAAGACCGAGGGGGGCACCATCACCGGCGAGTTCGTCGACGGGCAGGAGGGCAGTGGCGATGCCACACCCGCCGCGCCGACCCCCCCCAGGCGACCCTGA
- a CDS encoding universal stress protein: MTQVTSAQAPAGFQRVLVGVDFSSSSQAALALARARFPGATLRLVHVTDARVTAAPDLMGGVTPALPDPTLLHTLEHADAQRLSRDLMVGEEHELMVGDPVTGLLDAARAWGADLIVVGTHAQGAIEHFFVGSTAEKIVARSPIPVLTVRGGSR, encoded by the coding sequence ATGACCCAGGTGACCTCAGCCCAAGCTCCCGCCGGTTTTCAGCGCGTCCTGGTCGGCGTGGATTTCTCCAGTTCCTCTCAGGCGGCCCTGGCCCTGGCCCGCGCCCGCTTTCCCGGCGCGACCCTGCGGCTGGTGCACGTCACGGACGCCCGCGTAACGGCCGCGCCGGACCTGATGGGCGGCGTGACCCCTGCCCTGCCCGACCCGACGCTGCTGCACACCCTGGAACACGCGGACGCGCAGCGCCTGAGCCGCGACCTGATGGTCGGCGAGGAGCACGAACTGATGGTCGGCGATCCGGTCACGGGCCTGCTGGACGCCGCGCGCGCGTGGGGCGCGGACCTGATCGTGGTGGGCACGCACGCGCAGGGCGCCATCGAGCATTTCTTCGTGGGCAGCACCGCCGAGAAGATCGTGGCGCGCAGTCCCATCCCGGTCCTGACGGTGCGGGGAGGGTCGCGGTGA
- a CDS encoding DUF3105 domain-containing protein, whose protein sequence is MKPALPLLVLALTACGSKSIEGVQTFTYPAGDHRSGSLIYAENPPAGGPHNATWQNCGVYAQPLYNEYAVHSLEHGAVWITYRPDLDPAQVDTLKKLVEGRPYTILSPYEGLDTPVAASAWGAQLKVEKADDSRLKAFLDKYEQGATAPERGASCSGAYGETR, encoded by the coding sequence ATGAAACCCGCCCTGCCTCTGCTCGTCCTGGCCCTCACCGCCTGTGGTTCAAAATCCATCGAGGGTGTCCAGACCTTCACGTACCCCGCCGGAGATCACCGCAGCGGCTCCCTGATCTACGCCGAGAACCCCCCGGCCGGCGGCCCACACAATGCCACGTGGCAGAACTGCGGCGTGTACGCGCAGCCCCTGTACAACGAGTACGCCGTGCACAGCCTGGAACACGGCGCCGTGTGGATCACGTACCGCCCTGACCTGGATCCCGCCCAGGTGGACACCCTGAAAAAACTCGTCGAGGGTCGCCCATACACCATCCTCAGCCCCTACGAGGGCCTGGACACCCCGGTCGCCGCGAGCGCCTGGGGCGCCCAGCTGAAGGTCGAGAAGGCCGATGACAGCCGCCTGAAGGCCTTCCTGGACAAGTACGAGCAGGGCGCCACCGCCCCGGAACGCGGCGCGTCGTGCAGCGGCGCGTACGGCGAGACCCGCTGA
- a CDS encoding GGDEF domain-containing protein, whose amino-acid sequence MNGPPAPPSRVEQVRRRAYLTAASMSVAAHVVLLTESVTSRAWVNVGSFLLGLLLSVWIPVALVSLRWPTARLNLPIVVAVTLSTLGEFIALLQVPEVRTGSYLSFLIMVALWFGLLPLRLSVPASVMGFVGFALLVASRPVHDLNLLAYLGCTTVVIAMASSFGQQITTVQEEAMTFQQESLTDPLTGLPNRRGMLEYLHATHARLLRGEHPGFTLVLLDLDHFKLVNDTRGHMVGDAVLRALGPAVRQLLRSDMMLCRWGGEEFLLLITCTTAQQAQAITGRLNGVPLRLPDPLPEVTFSAGAVLAHEADSVAGLLDLADRRLYAAKRAGRRQLRWDTQGGSSLVN is encoded by the coding sequence ATGAACGGGCCACCCGCGCCACCGTCGCGCGTGGAACAGGTGCGGCGCAGGGCGTACCTGACGGCCGCCTCCATGTCGGTCGCGGCCCACGTCGTGCTCCTGACCGAGAGCGTGACCAGCCGCGCGTGGGTGAACGTGGGGTCGTTCCTGCTCGGCCTGCTGCTCTCGGTGTGGATTCCCGTTGCCCTCGTCTCCCTGCGCTGGCCGACCGCCCGCCTGAATCTGCCCATCGTGGTGGCGGTGACCCTCTCGACGCTGGGCGAATTCATTGCCCTGCTGCAGGTTCCGGAGGTCCGGACCGGGTCGTACCTGTCGTTCCTGATCATGGTCGCGCTGTGGTTCGGGCTGCTGCCGCTCAGGCTGTCCGTTCCCGCGTCCGTCATGGGGTTCGTGGGGTTCGCGCTGCTGGTCGCGTCCCGCCCGGTTCACGACCTGAACCTGCTGGCGTACCTGGGGTGCACGACCGTCGTGATCGCCATGGCCAGCAGTTTCGGGCAGCAGATCACCACCGTTCAGGAGGAGGCGATGACGTTCCAGCAGGAATCCCTGACCGACCCCCTGACCGGCCTGCCCAACCGCCGGGGCATGCTGGAGTACCTGCACGCCACCCACGCCCGCCTGCTGCGGGGCGAACACCCGGGGTTCACGCTGGTGCTGCTGGACCTGGATCACTTCAAGCTGGTGAACGACACGCGCGGGCACATGGTCGGCGACGCTGTGCTGCGCGCGCTCGGTCCGGCCGTGCGGCAGCTGCTGCGGTCGGACATGATGCTGTGCCGCTGGGGCGGTGAGGAATTCCTTCTGCTGATCACCTGCACCACCGCCCAGCAGGCACAGGCCATCACGGGCCGCCTGAACGGGGTGCCGCTGCGCCTGCCTGACCCGCTGCCCGAGGTGACCTTCAGCGCCGGGGCGGTCCTGGCCCACGAGGCCGACAGCGTGGCGGGCCTGCTGGACCTCGCGGACCGGCGCCTGTACGCCGCGAAGCGGGCCGGGCGGCGGCAGCTGCGCTGGGACACCCAGGGCGGGTCTTCCCTGGTGAACTGA
- a CDS encoding lactate/malate family dehydrogenase, producing the protein MKVGVVGAGLVGATAAYALTLRGSCSDLLLTDLDGDRARAEAQDIAHASPVSHGARVRSGPLEDLHGSGVVIVAAGANQKPGETRLDLLQKNAAIFRDLIPRVASAAPGAALLIATNPMDLLTDLSVTLAPDHAVIGSGTVLDSARLRHLIAERAGVDATHVHGYVLGEHGDSEVIAWSTVTVAGLPAWAFMDARDLPWTPEIRAQIERDTREAAAQIIGGKRATYYGIGAALARITERILGDRRAVLTVSAPTPAFGVSLSVPRVLGRAGVLDTVLPTLTPDEQDALHRSAEVLLKARRVIGD; encoded by the coding sequence GTGAAGGTCGGGGTGGTCGGCGCCGGGCTGGTCGGCGCGACCGCCGCGTACGCCCTGACGCTGCGCGGCTCGTGCAGCGACCTGCTCCTGACGGACCTGGACGGGGACCGCGCCCGCGCGGAGGCGCAGGACATCGCGCACGCCTCGCCCGTCAGTCACGGTGCGCGCGTCCGCAGCGGCCCGCTGGAGGACCTGCACGGCAGCGGCGTCGTCATCGTCGCCGCAGGCGCCAACCAGAAACCCGGCGAGACGCGCCTGGACCTGCTGCAGAAGAACGCCGCGATCTTCCGCGACCTGATCCCCCGCGTCGCCTCCGCCGCGCCCGGCGCCGCCCTGCTGATCGCCACGAACCCCATGGACCTCCTGACGGACCTGAGCGTCACCCTGGCCCCGGACCACGCCGTGATCGGGTCCGGCACCGTGCTGGACTCCGCGCGCCTGCGGCACCTGATCGCCGAGCGGGCCGGGGTAGACGCCACGCACGTCCACGGGTACGTGCTGGGCGAGCACGGGGACAGCGAGGTCATCGCCTGGAGTACCGTCACCGTCGCCGGGCTGCCCGCCTGGGCGTTCATGGACGCCCGTGACCTCCCGTGGACGCCGGAGATCCGCGCGCAGATCGAACGGGACACCCGTGAGGCCGCCGCGCAGATCATCGGCGGGAAACGCGCCACGTACTACGGGATCGGCGCGGCCCTGGCCCGCATCACCGAGCGCATCCTGGGCGACCGCCGCGCCGTGCTGACCGTCAGCGCGCCCACGCCCGCGTTCGGCGTGAGCCTCAGCGTGCCGCGCGTCCTGGGCCGCGCCGGGGTGCTGGACACCGTGCTGCCCACCCTGACCCCTGATGAGCAGGACGCCCTGCACCGCAGCGCCGAGGTGCTCCTGAAGGCCCGCCGGGTCATCGGGGACTAA